The Cyclopterus lumpus isolate fCycLum1 chromosome 6, fCycLum1.pri, whole genome shotgun sequence genome contains a region encoding:
- the LOC117732307 gene encoding ELKS/Rab6-interacting/CAST family member 1-like isoform X2 codes for MYGSARSVGRGDANHSGGRDGGGPGNQGSSRSPRLPRSPRMGHRRTNSTGGNGGGPGGGGGKTLSMENIQSLNAAYATSGPMYLSDNEVAMAGDHIPKSGVTVTTMGRHRVTYGSRGSSSGAVAASTPNISTLMPGNALLPAGMMAGDALAFGDHHMASTVPHSLRQARDNTILDLQAQLKEILRENEMLRREVEVKESKLSSSMNSIKTFWSPELKKERALRKDEVSKITVWKEQYRVIQDEAQHLQMTVQALQDELRIQRDLNQLFQQDPAIQGRDMALTSEPTEENYRRLHAEHERQAKELFLLRKTLEEMELRIDTQKQTLGARDESIKKLLEMLQSKGPSAKASEEDQERTRRLADAEMHRHHLESLLDQRDREINALREELHRRYEGTPESTKTKALQTVIDMKDAKINSMERGLRDMEEELLMLKSNGLLSCEERQEEMKQMEVYRSHMKFMKNKIEQVKQDLSRKDTELLGLRTKLETLTNQFSDSKQHIEVLKESLTAKEQRAAILQTEVDALRLRLEEKESTLNKKSKQIQEMSEEKGTLNGEIHDLKDMLEVKERKVNVLQKKIENLQEQLRDKEKQMSSLKERVKSLQADTSNTDTALTTLEESLAEKERIIERLKEQRDRDDREKTEEIDSNKKELKELKEKLSLLQGDLSDRETSLLDLKEHASSLASSGLKKDSKLKSMEIALEQKREECLKVENQLKRAQNATLEAQANTELAECIKNLEQEVARHKEDSGKAQAEVDRLLEILREMENEKNDKDKKINELERQMKDQSKKVASLKHKEQVEKSRNARLMDEARKREDNMSEQDTLRQKSERIEELEEALRESVQITTEREMVLAHEEAARSLQEKQMEELLGAMEKVKQELESMRAKLSSTQQSLCEKETHLSTLRAERRKHLEEVLEMKQEALLAAISEKDANIALLELSSSKKKKTQDEVALLKREKDRLVQQLKQQTQNRMKLMADNYEDDHLKTAPDQTNHKPSPDQMIPPLLALSQNRSKLKLYIAHLTDLCHDRDPSILSQLTPPSHYHHSDPEDWEEELQKMSVEQVERELEVCEKESGELQEYANSVLQQIADYCPDILEQVVNALEESC; via the exons ATGTACGGTAGTGCCCGCTCTGTTGGCAGAGGGGATGCCAACCATAGCGGAGGTAGAGATGGAGGTGGTCCTGGCAATCAGGGATCTAGCCGTTCCCCTCGCCTTCCCCGTTCTCCTCGGATGGGACATCGTCGCACCAACAGCACCGGAGGCAATGGAGGaggtcctggaggaggaggaggcaaaaCCCTTTCCATGGAGAACATCCAGTCCCTCAACGCGGCGTATGCCACCTCAGGACCAATGTACCTGAGTGACAATGAGGTTGCCATGGCAGGTGACCACATTCCCAAAAGTGGTGTGACAGTCACGACCATGGGAAGACATAGGGTGACATACGGGTCAAGgggcagcagcagtggagctGTAGCTGCTAGCACCCCCAACATCTCCACCTTAATGCCTGGCAATGCTTTGCTGCCAGCAGGCATGATGGCAGGTGATGCTCTAGCTTTTGGGGACCACCACATGGCATCCACTGTGCCCCACTCTCTAAGGCAGGCCAGAGATAACACCATACTGGACTTGCAGGCCCAACTGAAAGAG ATTCTGCGTGAGAATGAGATGCTGCGGCGAGAGGTGGAAGTTAAGGAGAGCAAGCTCAGCTCCTCCATGAATTCTATCaagaccttctggagcccaGAATTAAAAAAGGAGCGAGCTCTCAGGAAAGATGAGGTTTCCAAGATCACTGTCTGGAAGGAGCAATACCGTGTGATTCAAGATGAAGCACAG CATCTCCAGATGACTGTTCAGGCTCTTCAGGATGAACTGAGGATCCAGAGGGACTTGAATCAGCTGTTTCAGCAAGACCCCGCCATCCAAGGCCGGGACATGGCCCTCACCTCTGAACCCACGGAGGAGAACTACCGGCGACTACATGCAGAGCACGAGAGGCAGGCCAAAGAGCTCTTCCTCCTTAGAAAGACCCTAGAGGAGATGGAGCTCAGGATTGACACACAAAAGCAAACCCTGGGAGCTAGAGATGAGTCTATCAAGAAACTTCTGGAGATGCTGCAGAGCAAAG GGCCGTCTGCCAAGGCAtcagaggaggaccaggagcGGACCAGGAGACTGGCTGATGCAGAGATGCACAGGCATCACCTTGAGAGTTTACTGGaccagagagacagggagattAATGCACTAAGAGAG GAGCTGCACCGTCGATACGAGGGAACCCCTGAGTCCACAAAAACTAAAGCTCTGCAGACTGTCATCgacatgaag GATGCAAAAATCAATTCAATGGAGCGGGGCctgagagacatggaggaggagctgctaaTGCTGAAATCCAATGGACTGCTGAGCTGTGAGGAGCGGCAGGAAGAGATGAAGCAGATGGAGGTCTACCGCAGCCACATGAAATTCATGAAGAACAAG atagAGCAGGTGAAGCAGGACCTCTCCAGGAAGGACACCGAGCTGCTTGGTTTGCGGACCAAGCTGGAGACTCTCACCAACCAGTTCTCAGACAGCAAGCAGCACATCGAAGTCCTCAAGGAGTCCCTCACTGCCAAAGAGCAGCGAGCTGCCATCTTACAGACGGAG GTGGATGCCTTGCGCCTGCGCTTGGAAGAGAAGGAGTCAACTCTGAATAAGAAGAGCAAACAGATACAAGAAATGTCAGAAGAGAAGGGCACACTCAACGGGGAGATCCACGACCTCAAAGACATGCTGGAGGTCAAGGAGCGCAAAGTCAATGTGCTTCAGAAGAAG ATTGAGAACCTACAGGAGCAGTTGAGGGACAAGGAGAAGCAGATGAGCAGTCTGAAGGAGAGGGTAAAGTCTTTGCAGGCAGACACCTCCAACACCGACACTGCTCTCACCACACTGGAGGAGTCTCTTGCAGAAAAG GAGCGCATTATTGAGCGTCTAAAAGAGCAGCGAGACAGAGACGACCGGGAGAAGACGGAGGAGATTGACAGTAACAAGAAGGAACTGAAAGAGTTGAAGGAGAAACTGAGCCTACTGCAGGGAGACCTgtcagacagagag ACATCTTTGTTGGACCTGAAGGAGCATGCATCGTCCCTGGCCTCCTCTGGTCTGAAGAAGGACTCCAAACTCAAGAGTATGGAGATCGCCTTGGAGCAGAAGAGGGAGGAGTGCCTCAAAGTGGAGAATCAGCTTAAGAGG GCTCAAAACGCAACCCTGGAAGCTCAGGCCAACACTGAGCTGGCCGAATGCATTAAGAACCTCGAACAGGAAGTGGCCCGCCACAAAGAGGATTCTGGGAAGGCCCAGGCTGAGGTGGACCGCCTGCTGGAGATCCTTCGGGAAATGGAGAACGAGAAGAATGACAAGGACAAAAAGATCAATGAGCTGGAGAG GCAGATGAAGGACCAGTCAAAGAAGGTGGCGTCTCTCAAGCAcaaggagcaggtggagaaaaGTAGGAATGCTCGACTCATGGATGAGGCcaggaagagggaggacaaCATGtctgagcag GACACTCTGCGTCAGAAGTCTGAGCGCatagaggagctggaggaggcccTGAGAGAAAGCGTTCAGATCACTACGGAGCGAGAGATGGTGCTGGCACATGAAGAGGCTGCCAGGTCTCTCCAGGAGAAACAG atggaggagctgctgggggCGATGGAGAAAGTGAAGCAGGAGCTGGAGTCCATGAGAGCCAAACTGTCCTCCACCCAGCAATctctgtgtgagaaagagactCATCTCTCAACGCTGCGAGCTGAGCGCAGAAAACACttggaggaggtgctggagatgaa GCAGGAGGCGCTGCTGGCTGCAATCAGTGAGAAGGATGCTAACATTGCCCTGCTGGAGTTGTCGTCctctaagaagaagaagacccaGGATGAGGTGGCTCTGCTGAAAAGGGAGAAGGACAGATTGGTGCAACAGCTCAAACAGCAG aCTCAGAACAGAATGAAACTGATGGCAGACAACTATGAGGATGACCATCTGAAGACTGCGCCTGACCAGACAAATCACAAACCCTCTCCAGACCAG ATGATACCCCCTCTTCTAGCCCTGTCCCAGAACCGCAGTAAACTCAAGCTTTACATCGCCCACCTGACAGACCTCTGCCATGACCGCGACCCCAGCATCCTCAGCCAGCTCACGCCGCCCTCTCACTACCACCACAGCGACCCCGAAGACTGGGAGGAGGAGCTCCAGAAGATGAGTGTCGAACAG GttgagagagagctggaggtgTGTGAGAAGGAGAGCGGGGAGCTGCAGGAGTACGCCAACTCTGTTCTCCAGCAGATCGCAGACTACTGCCCCGATATCCTGGAGCAGGTTGTCAATGCCCTGGAGGAGTCGTGCTGA
- the LOC117732307 gene encoding ELKS/Rab6-interacting/CAST family member 1-like isoform X1 — protein sequence MYGSARSVGRGDANHSGGRDGGGPGNQGSSRSPRLPRSPRMGHRRTNSTGGNGGGPGGGGGKTLSMENIQSLNAAYATSGPMYLSDNEVAMAGDHIPKSGVTVTTMGRHRVTYGSRGSSSGAVAASTPNISTLMPGNALLPAGMMAGDALAFGDHHMASTVPHSLRQARDNTILDLQAQLKEILRENEMLRREVEVKESKLSSSMNSIKTFWSPELKKERALRKDEVSKITVWKEQYRVIQDEAQHLQMTVQALQDELRIQRDLNQLFQQDPAIQGRDMALTSEPTEENYRRLHAEHERQAKELFLLRKTLEEMELRIDTQKQTLGARDESIKKLLEMLQSKGPSAKASEEDQERTRRLADAEMHRHHLESLLDQRDREINALREELHRRYEGTPESTKTKALQTVIDMKDAKINSMERGLRDMEEELLMLKSNGLLSCEERQEEMKQMEVYRSHMKFMKNKIEQVKQDLSRKDTELLGLRTKLETLTNQFSDSKQHIEVLKESLTAKEQRAAILQTEVDALRLRLEEKESTLNKKSKQIQEMSEEKGTLNGEIHDLKDMLEVKERKVNVLQKKIENLQEQLRDKEKQMSSLKERVKSLQADTSNTDTALTTLEESLAEKERIIERLKEQRDRDDREKTEEIDSNKKELKELKEKLSLLQGDLSDRETSLLDLKEHASSLASSGLKKDSKLKSMEIALEQKREECLKVENQLKRAQNATLEAQANTELAECIKNLEQEVARHKEDSGKAQAEVDRLLEILREMENEKNDKDKKINELESLSSRQMKDQSKKVASLKHKEQVEKSRNARLMDEARKREDNMSEQDTLRQKSERIEELEEALRESVQITTEREMVLAHEEAARSLQEKQMEELLGAMEKVKQELESMRAKLSSTQQSLCEKETHLSTLRAERRKHLEEVLEMKQEALLAAISEKDANIALLELSSSKKKKTQDEVALLKREKDRLVQQLKQQTQNRMKLMADNYEDDHLKTAPDQTNHKPSPDQMIPPLLALSQNRSKLKLYIAHLTDLCHDRDPSILSQLTPPSHYHHSDPEDWEEELQKMSVEQVERELEVCEKESGELQEYANSVLQQIADYCPDILEQVVNALEESC from the exons ATGTACGGTAGTGCCCGCTCTGTTGGCAGAGGGGATGCCAACCATAGCGGAGGTAGAGATGGAGGTGGTCCTGGCAATCAGGGATCTAGCCGTTCCCCTCGCCTTCCCCGTTCTCCTCGGATGGGACATCGTCGCACCAACAGCACCGGAGGCAATGGAGGaggtcctggaggaggaggaggcaaaaCCCTTTCCATGGAGAACATCCAGTCCCTCAACGCGGCGTATGCCACCTCAGGACCAATGTACCTGAGTGACAATGAGGTTGCCATGGCAGGTGACCACATTCCCAAAAGTGGTGTGACAGTCACGACCATGGGAAGACATAGGGTGACATACGGGTCAAGgggcagcagcagtggagctGTAGCTGCTAGCACCCCCAACATCTCCACCTTAATGCCTGGCAATGCTTTGCTGCCAGCAGGCATGATGGCAGGTGATGCTCTAGCTTTTGGGGACCACCACATGGCATCCACTGTGCCCCACTCTCTAAGGCAGGCCAGAGATAACACCATACTGGACTTGCAGGCCCAACTGAAAGAG ATTCTGCGTGAGAATGAGATGCTGCGGCGAGAGGTGGAAGTTAAGGAGAGCAAGCTCAGCTCCTCCATGAATTCTATCaagaccttctggagcccaGAATTAAAAAAGGAGCGAGCTCTCAGGAAAGATGAGGTTTCCAAGATCACTGTCTGGAAGGAGCAATACCGTGTGATTCAAGATGAAGCACAG CATCTCCAGATGACTGTTCAGGCTCTTCAGGATGAACTGAGGATCCAGAGGGACTTGAATCAGCTGTTTCAGCAAGACCCCGCCATCCAAGGCCGGGACATGGCCCTCACCTCTGAACCCACGGAGGAGAACTACCGGCGACTACATGCAGAGCACGAGAGGCAGGCCAAAGAGCTCTTCCTCCTTAGAAAGACCCTAGAGGAGATGGAGCTCAGGATTGACACACAAAAGCAAACCCTGGGAGCTAGAGATGAGTCTATCAAGAAACTTCTGGAGATGCTGCAGAGCAAAG GGCCGTCTGCCAAGGCAtcagaggaggaccaggagcGGACCAGGAGACTGGCTGATGCAGAGATGCACAGGCATCACCTTGAGAGTTTACTGGaccagagagacagggagattAATGCACTAAGAGAG GAGCTGCACCGTCGATACGAGGGAACCCCTGAGTCCACAAAAACTAAAGCTCTGCAGACTGTCATCgacatgaag GATGCAAAAATCAATTCAATGGAGCGGGGCctgagagacatggaggaggagctgctaaTGCTGAAATCCAATGGACTGCTGAGCTGTGAGGAGCGGCAGGAAGAGATGAAGCAGATGGAGGTCTACCGCAGCCACATGAAATTCATGAAGAACAAG atagAGCAGGTGAAGCAGGACCTCTCCAGGAAGGACACCGAGCTGCTTGGTTTGCGGACCAAGCTGGAGACTCTCACCAACCAGTTCTCAGACAGCAAGCAGCACATCGAAGTCCTCAAGGAGTCCCTCACTGCCAAAGAGCAGCGAGCTGCCATCTTACAGACGGAG GTGGATGCCTTGCGCCTGCGCTTGGAAGAGAAGGAGTCAACTCTGAATAAGAAGAGCAAACAGATACAAGAAATGTCAGAAGAGAAGGGCACACTCAACGGGGAGATCCACGACCTCAAAGACATGCTGGAGGTCAAGGAGCGCAAAGTCAATGTGCTTCAGAAGAAG ATTGAGAACCTACAGGAGCAGTTGAGGGACAAGGAGAAGCAGATGAGCAGTCTGAAGGAGAGGGTAAAGTCTTTGCAGGCAGACACCTCCAACACCGACACTGCTCTCACCACACTGGAGGAGTCTCTTGCAGAAAAG GAGCGCATTATTGAGCGTCTAAAAGAGCAGCGAGACAGAGACGACCGGGAGAAGACGGAGGAGATTGACAGTAACAAGAAGGAACTGAAAGAGTTGAAGGAGAAACTGAGCCTACTGCAGGGAGACCTgtcagacagagag ACATCTTTGTTGGACCTGAAGGAGCATGCATCGTCCCTGGCCTCCTCTGGTCTGAAGAAGGACTCCAAACTCAAGAGTATGGAGATCGCCTTGGAGCAGAAGAGGGAGGAGTGCCTCAAAGTGGAGAATCAGCTTAAGAGG GCTCAAAACGCAACCCTGGAAGCTCAGGCCAACACTGAGCTGGCCGAATGCATTAAGAACCTCGAACAGGAAGTGGCCCGCCACAAAGAGGATTCTGGGAAGGCCCAGGCTGAGGTGGACCGCCTGCTGGAGATCCTTCGGGAAATGGAGAACGAGAAGAATGACAAGGACAAAAAGATCAATGAGCTGGAGAG tttgtcctcCAG GCAGATGAAGGACCAGTCAAAGAAGGTGGCGTCTCTCAAGCAcaaggagcaggtggagaaaaGTAGGAATGCTCGACTCATGGATGAGGCcaggaagagggaggacaaCATGtctgagcag GACACTCTGCGTCAGAAGTCTGAGCGCatagaggagctggaggaggcccTGAGAGAAAGCGTTCAGATCACTACGGAGCGAGAGATGGTGCTGGCACATGAAGAGGCTGCCAGGTCTCTCCAGGAGAAACAG atggaggagctgctgggggCGATGGAGAAAGTGAAGCAGGAGCTGGAGTCCATGAGAGCCAAACTGTCCTCCACCCAGCAATctctgtgtgagaaagagactCATCTCTCAACGCTGCGAGCTGAGCGCAGAAAACACttggaggaggtgctggagatgaa GCAGGAGGCGCTGCTGGCTGCAATCAGTGAGAAGGATGCTAACATTGCCCTGCTGGAGTTGTCGTCctctaagaagaagaagacccaGGATGAGGTGGCTCTGCTGAAAAGGGAGAAGGACAGATTGGTGCAACAGCTCAAACAGCAG aCTCAGAACAGAATGAAACTGATGGCAGACAACTATGAGGATGACCATCTGAAGACTGCGCCTGACCAGACAAATCACAAACCCTCTCCAGACCAG ATGATACCCCCTCTTCTAGCCCTGTCCCAGAACCGCAGTAAACTCAAGCTTTACATCGCCCACCTGACAGACCTCTGCCATGACCGCGACCCCAGCATCCTCAGCCAGCTCACGCCGCCCTCTCACTACCACCACAGCGACCCCGAAGACTGGGAGGAGGAGCTCCAGAAGATGAGTGTCGAACAG GttgagagagagctggaggtgTGTGAGAAGGAGAGCGGGGAGCTGCAGGAGTACGCCAACTCTGTTCTCCAGCAGATCGCAGACTACTGCCCCGATATCCTGGAGCAGGTTGTCAATGCCCTGGAGGAGTCGTGCTGA